The following are encoded in a window of Armatimonadota bacterium genomic DNA:
- a CDS encoding glycosyltransferase family 4 protein — protein sequence MRLRLCLLNIAYSGANPHLIRELSRRVDLDVVDVPFPKLTDLTLKLKTFHPRLAVWKRRYSRALNQAFKSYQVFKARSRLAAQGISKLPKKPDAILQIGGLFSPGRTDIPYATYNDFTTALASREYPPWADFKNIKSANRWYELETKLYQQAGRVLTLSDYTRKSIIVDYGVSESKTRTVRAGINFSSIQERTDGYDCRTILFVGYDFVRKGGPTLLDAFTLVREERPDAQLIIVGPQINEQPGVKCLGQITDRKQLIDLYHKASLFVMPSICEPFGFVFLEAMASKLPCIGTTCDAMPEIIENGRTGFVVPPGDQKALAEAILKLLGSRELLTTMGERGRERVSKLFTWEQTAKHIVEEVEAML from the coding sequence ATGCGGCTTAGACTTTGCTTATTAAATATTGCATATTCGGGAGCAAATCCGCATCTCATACGCGAACTATCGCGTCGCGTTGATTTGGATGTTGTGGATGTACCGTTTCCTAAGCTTACTGACTTAACGCTCAAGCTGAAAACATTCCATCCACGACTAGCCGTGTGGAAGCGTCGTTATTCGCGGGCTTTGAACCAAGCATTCAAAAGCTATCAAGTTTTCAAAGCCCGCAGCCGACTAGCAGCTCAGGGAATTTCGAAACTTCCAAAAAAGCCTGATGCAATACTGCAAATCGGCGGGCTTTTCTCGCCAGGCCGCACTGATATCCCTTATGCAACATACAATGACTTCACTACAGCACTTGCTTCGAGGGAGTATCCCCCATGGGCGGATTTCAAGAACATAAAATCTGCTAATCGTTGGTATGAACTTGAGACAAAACTCTATCAGCAAGCTGGAAGGGTTCTTACCCTAAGTGACTATACTCGAAAGTCCATCATCGTCGATTATGGGGTGTCTGAATCGAAAACAAGAACTGTGAGAGCAGGCATTAACTTCTCGTCTATCCAAGAGCGCACTGATGGCTATGACTGCAGAACAATCTTGTTTGTCGGTTATGACTTTGTGCGAAAGGGTGGTCCGACGTTGCTTGATGCCTTTACGCTTGTGCGAGAAGAGCGTCCAGATGCCCAACTCATCATAGTCGGCCCACAAATTAACGAACAACCTGGGGTAAAATGCTTGGGCCAGATTACTGACAGAAAGCAATTAATAGATCTTTACCATAAAGCCTCTCTGTTTGTAATGCCTAGCATTTGTGAACCGTTCGGTTTTGTCTTCTTGGAAGCCATGGCTTCCAAGCTCCCATGTATTGGCACTACCTGCGATGCGATGCCCGAGATTATAGAAAACGGACGAACAGGATTTGTTGTACCGCCTGGAGATCAGAAGGCCCTTGCGGAGGCAATCCTGAAACTACTTGGCTCACGTGAGCTTCTCACCACGATGGGTGAGCGCGGTAGAGAAAGGGTCAGTAAGCTTTTTACATGGGAACAAACTGCTAAACATATAGTGGAGGAGGTAGAAGCAATGCTATAA
- a CDS encoding glycosyltransferase family 4 protein, translated as MSAVRLLMIRSTKSYGGPERQIVGFARRLNPKLFCPIICTFSDMLGWKNPLLEVAASFGLKTCLIPTERAFDKKGVYALKQIIEEHKIDMLCPQDYRANVYAFLATRGLNIPLGATVHGYAGNTNKVRLYEFLDRIVLRAMHKIVCVSDALRTRLRRYGLSDRKLNRVYNSIDPEEILPVASNGGGKSKSHIVCSVGRLSVEKGHRFLLNAWRYVVEHLKNAQLVLVGDGPEMPKLLRQAQALGIESSVRFIGHTSRPLDYLRECDVFVLPSLTEGLPIALLEACAIGKPVIASNVGGVGEVVIPGYNGLLVRSKQPMEIASAIIDILTHAEVAVAMGAHGRQLIEEKFSFKRNVPLLEEVYLSCIGDSVTEELLAA; from the coding sequence ATGAGCGCCGTGCGGCTTCTGATGATTCGAAGTACGAAATCTTATGGAGGCCCAGAGCGCCAGATTGTTGGATTTGCTCGACGGCTTAACCCTAAGCTGTTTTGTCCAATAATCTGTACATTTAGCGATATGTTGGGCTGGAAAAACCCCTTACTTGAAGTTGCCGCGAGCTTTGGGCTTAAAACTTGCTTGATTCCGACTGAACGAGCTTTTGACAAAAAAGGCGTGTACGCGCTGAAGCAAATAATAGAAGAACACAAGATAGATATGCTTTGCCCGCAAGACTATAGGGCAAACGTTTATGCTTTCCTTGCTACTAGAGGCCTCAACATTCCGCTAGGGGCAACCGTGCATGGATATGCTGGCAATACTAATAAGGTGCGTTTATACGAGTTTCTTGACCGGATTGTCCTAAGAGCAATGCACAAAATTGTTTGCGTCTCGGATGCACTCAGAACTCGACTGCGTCGATATGGATTATCCGATAGAAAGCTCAACCGAGTATACAATTCCATCGATCCCGAAGAGATATTACCTGTAGCTTCAAACGGCGGTGGGAAGTCGAAGAGTCATATAGTTTGTAGCGTTGGAAGGCTAAGCGTCGAGAAAGGACATCGCTTTCTTTTGAATGCTTGGCGTTATGTCGTGGAGCACTTGAAAAATGCCCAGCTTGTATTAGTAGGCGACGGCCCAGAAATGCCTAAGTTGTTGAGGCAAGCACAGGCCTTGGGTATTGAATCGTCAGTCAGGTTCATAGGTCATACTAGCAGACCGCTTGACTACCTAAGGGAATGCGATGTTTTTGTTCTTCCCTCACTTACCGAAGGCCTACCCATTGCACTCTTGGAAGCGTGCGCGATTGGCAAGCCAGTCATCGCATCCAACGTTGGAGGCGTCGGCGAGGTAGTGATTCCAGGATACAATGGGTTGCTTGTTCGCTCCAAGCAACCCATGGAAATAGCCAGCGCCATTATAGACATTCTCACACATGCTGAAGTCGCAGTGGCAATGGGCGCACATGGAAGGCAACTCATCGAGGAAAAATTTTCATTTAAAAGAAACGTGCCTCTACTAGAGGAAGTTTATCTTTCTTGCATTGGAGATTCAGTAACAGAAGAACTGCTTGCTGCGTGA
- a CDS encoding fibronectin type III domain-containing protein yields the protein MGHSKVHVLKLAFVIILIACAVECVTAPVKTSDYPWINTNAIEYLQPTDAVAVLDAQHFDSALSPERFNKVKTERPGKLCLKYQIWRDTYVNEWAAFERQKQETWARNNGKNAEDFWCHYANDVTVSLSTGKKVIPGWNPANDANRDDIRDYKSDYGTATAVGNGYLQDTTKNWTPNEWAGHILVDRLGNQFTIISNTATQINVSGTPASGRYGLSHVNSADHKATARTRAEARVRVHAWGDASYPDAWVQNYSSQDYWAYRRYDVQQLIVEGNTSWDPGADTRWDGIFVDSTLPYYDWPTVVDGQDRVLEYPNRDPAIYKQHTINLIAYVKAGIGNKLICPNTCGLFPEAGDAGGAVYEENTISFTGAQGPSKWEQWRTRNAKGVYCFTGYFFSYSDRAREQIHFLAHHYIAQEPYIYFGIYGFGYTPVQWFAAMEKDVGTPTEPYSVWKSGTDPVGQSYVIYKRQYTKALILCRPMNPAGQSNFGDASRVTFTLPSYTTSDGGTSNRYYSLRADGTLSEAITSIGLRNVESAILFPADTASQPQTDTTPPVISGVSVTNIGPNSATVTWTTNENATSVVEYGTTTSYGTTVSNETVLSTSHSITLTGLQPSTTYHYRVQSRDSAGNNAVSADYTFTTSADVTATAPFIRSWLVLGPFNNTNRDGYNLNLIGETDVSPTSGDVAGGLTWTPHQSTSDLIDFASIFNPNVDTVAYAHIYVKSPSAQNCQLWLGSDDGIKVWINGTLVHDNFAYRPAVKDQDKVSISLQAGWNKMLIKVDQVAGGWGFYARICDSSGKEIPGLEYALDNPQSPPPDTTPPVISAVSATITSFNQAAITWETDEPSTSVVEYGPTAAYGSNVSDTTLATQHSIILTGLLPGTTYHYRVKSADASGNLAISADLVFITPTPPDTTPPTISGISAQSGATDAVISWQTNEAATSTVEYGTSTSYGYETTDPTLVTQHTVRLTSLSPDTLYHYRVCSTDASGNEAVSQDYTFATLPMTTTGPAPYIREWLVIGPFNNTNRAGLSTDYIGEATITPSANNISNGLTWWAYKSPIDVIDLSAILYPTDYSVAYAHLYINSPSKQACELRLGSDDGVKVWLNGTLIHENAAWRPVIKDQDKVPITLKQGWNRLLIKVDNLTAGWGFAARICDTAGNEVPGLVYQLDNPLAKDTIPPRVVSAKAIDRYTIIVYFDEPVTAETANVIANYSTTAKVKFQSAKLQADGMSVLLKTTRHLRGTYTLKVINVSDLAGNKIPSVGAVNNTATYTVY from the coding sequence TTGGGGCACAGTAAGGTACACGTATTAAAATTGGCGTTTGTTATCATTCTCATCGCTTGCGCTGTAGAATGCGTGACTGCACCTGTCAAAACATCAGATTATCCTTGGATTAATACAAATGCAATTGAATACCTCCAGCCAACAGATGCGGTTGCTGTGCTGGATGCTCAACACTTTGACTCGGCACTTAGTCCAGAACGATTTAATAAGGTAAAAACCGAGCGCCCAGGGAAACTATGCTTGAAGTACCAAATTTGGCGCGATACATATGTCAATGAATGGGCTGCATTTGAGCGCCAAAAGCAAGAAACTTGGGCACGGAATAATGGTAAGAATGCGGAAGACTTTTGGTGCCATTATGCAAATGACGTCACTGTTTCTTTATCAACTGGCAAAAAGGTAATTCCTGGCTGGAATCCAGCCAATGACGCCAACCGCGATGACATTCGAGACTACAAGAGTGATTATGGGACAGCCACTGCAGTAGGAAATGGCTATCTACAAGATACAACAAAAAACTGGACTCCCAATGAATGGGCAGGCCATATTCTCGTTGACCGCTTAGGAAACCAGTTCACTATAATAAGCAACACTGCCACTCAGATTAATGTTTCAGGAACTCCGGCATCTGGGCGATATGGTCTATCACATGTAAACTCGGCAGACCACAAAGCGACCGCCAGGACACGAGCCGAGGCGCGCGTCAGGGTCCATGCATGGGGAGATGCTTCATACCCCGATGCGTGGGTGCAAAACTACTCATCTCAAGACTATTGGGCATATCGAAGATATGATGTACAACAACTGATAGTCGAGGGCAACACAAGCTGGGACCCAGGCGCCGATACCCGTTGGGACGGCATCTTCGTGGATTCTACCCTGCCCTACTATGATTGGCCAACCGTTGTTGATGGTCAGGACCGCGTTCTCGAATATCCAAATAGAGACCCTGCAATATACAAGCAACACACCATCAACTTGATAGCTTACGTTAAGGCTGGAATTGGCAACAAATTAATATGCCCAAATACATGCGGTTTATTCCCTGAAGCCGGAGACGCTGGCGGCGCGGTGTACGAGGAAAATACCATCAGCTTCACTGGAGCTCAAGGCCCATCAAAGTGGGAACAGTGGCGCACACGAAATGCAAAAGGTGTCTACTGCTTCACCGGCTACTTCTTTAGCTACTCTGACCGAGCGCGCGAGCAAATTCACTTCTTGGCTCATCATTATATCGCGCAGGAACCTTATATCTACTTTGGAATATACGGCTTTGGATATACACCGGTTCAGTGGTTTGCAGCAATGGAAAAGGATGTAGGCACTCCAACTGAACCTTACTCAGTCTGGAAGAGCGGCACAGACCCAGTCGGCCAATCCTACGTCATTTACAAGAGACAATATACAAAGGCTCTCATTCTTTGTCGCCCAATGAACCCTGCAGGGCAAAGCAATTTCGGCGACGCATCAAGAGTGACATTTACGCTTCCATCATATACTACCTCTGATGGAGGAACATCAAATCGCTACTACAGCCTGCGAGCCGATGGAACTCTCTCAGAAGCAATCACATCAATAGGTCTTCGAAACGTGGAGAGTGCCATACTTTTCCCTGCAGATACAGCTAGTCAACCTCAAACTGATACTACGCCACCTGTCATTTCAGGTGTATCAGTCACTAACATAGGTCCAAACAGCGCAACCGTAACTTGGACAACCAATGAAAACGCCACCTCAGTGGTGGAATATGGTACGACAACTTCTTACGGCACCACTGTTTCCAACGAAACAGTCCTATCTACTTCTCATAGCATTACGCTAACAGGTCTTCAGCCTTCGACAACCTATCATTACCGTGTACAATCCAGAGACTCAGCAGGAAACAACGCAGTCAGTGCCGATTATACGTTTACTACTTCAGCAGATGTAACAGCGACTGCGCCATTTATTAGATCATGGCTAGTATTGGGGCCGTTTAATAATACGAATAGAGATGGGTATAATCTAAATTTAATTGGTGAAACGGATGTTTCACCAACATCCGGAGACGTAGCCGGCGGGTTGACATGGACTCCACATCAATCTACAAGCGATCTCATTGACTTTGCATCCATCTTCAATCCGAACGTCGACACCGTTGCTTACGCACACATTTACGTGAAATCTCCATCGGCTCAGAACTGCCAGCTGTGGCTAGGCTCGGATGACGGCATCAAGGTGTGGATAAACGGCACCCTGGTACATGATAACTTCGCGTACCGCCCTGCAGTAAAAGACCAAGACAAGGTTTCAATTAGCCTTCAAGCTGGTTGGAACAAGATGCTAATAAAGGTAGACCAAGTTGCGGGAGGCTGGGGCTTTTATGCACGCATATGTGATTCGAGTGGAAAAGAAATACCCGGACTAGAGTATGCGCTTGACAATCCGCAGAGCCCTCCACCAGATACAACGCCACCAGTAATATCTGCCGTGTCTGCAACCATAACATCTTTCAACCAGGCTGCGATTACCTGGGAGACTGATGAGCCAAGTACTTCTGTGGTTGAGTATGGCCCAACAGCCGCATATGGCAGTAATGTATCAGATACAACATTGGCAACCCAACACTCAATTATATTAACCGGATTATTGCCGGGCACCACATACCACTACAGAGTGAAATCTGCAGATGCATCGGGCAACCTTGCGATTAGCGCAGACCTAGTGTTTATCACGCCAACGCCACCCGATACTACTCCGCCAACAATTTCGGGAATCTCAGCTCAATCGGGGGCAACTGATGCAGTAATCAGCTGGCAGACCAATGAAGCAGCAACTTCAACGGTTGAATACGGCACGTCAACATCATATGGTTATGAAACAACCGACCCAACGCTGGTAACACAGCATACTGTGAGGCTAACATCGCTCTCGCCAGACACACTATACCATTACCGTGTCTGCTCAACTGATGCATCGGGTAATGAGGCAGTAAGCCAAGACTACACGTTTGCTACCCTGCCAATGACTACCACCGGGCCGGCACCCTACATTCGAGAATGGCTGGTAATTGGCCCGTTTAACAATACAAATCGTGCTGGATTATCAACCGACTATATTGGCGAGGCTACAATTACGCCATCAGCAAACAACATCTCCAACGGTTTGACGTGGTGGGCGTACAAATCGCCTATTGATGTCATTGATTTGAGCGCCATACTGTATCCAACTGATTATTCCGTGGCGTATGCCCATCTATACATCAATTCACCTTCCAAGCAAGCGTGCGAACTTCGCCTTGGATCCGATGATGGCGTGAAAGTATGGTTGAATGGCACGCTTATCCACGAGAACGCCGCCTGGAGACCCGTTATCAAAGACCAAGATAAAGTTCCTATTACGCTAAAACAAGGCTGGAACAGACTTTTAATTAAGGTCGACAACCTCACAGCTGGCTGGGGATTCGCAGCTCGAATCTGCGACACAGCCGGCAATGAAGTGCCAGGCCTTGTCTATCAATTGGATAATCCCCTTGCAAAAGACACGATTCCGCCAAGGGTAGTCTCCGCTAAGGCAATAGACCGCTATACAATAATTGTATACTTTGACGAGCCAGTTACAGCCGAGACTGCGAATGTTATCGCAAACTACAGTACTACTGCTAAGGTGAAGTTCCAAAGTGCTAAACTTCAAGCAGATGGCATGAGTGTTCTATTGAAAACAACTCGTCACCTCCGAGGAACTTACACCTTGAAGGTCATCAACGTATCTGACCTTGCTGGCAACAAAATACCATC
- a CDS encoding glycosyltransferase codes for MEAIFWISFALLFYTYVGYPFSLMIIGCFRRKPVYRKRIHPKLSIIIAAHNEQAGVRLKLANTLSLHYPKDRLEIILVSDGSTDRTAEIASEFEAAGVRCLVINEWVGKSIALNHAVRFAKGEILVFTDIGALAEPNCLEELVSNFADPTVGCVSAENHVLAQGSGASEGTYMKYLMWLRRLESRIGSCTCVCGSFYAIRRELCPIFIPHAATDLLSVLETVKRGYRTISDPLAHANIGAVRTQREEFQRKFRTVLLGVACLPYMLPLLNPIRSGLFSLELLSHKILRWSGAVFLVSLLSANAFIYGISDLYKVALGIQLIFYTLAFLGAISEGLAAKLAIVRIPYFLIHTHFSALVACWKYARGERISVWQPSKRPLEGIST; via the coding sequence ATGGAAGCGATTTTCTGGATCAGTTTTGCATTGCTTTTCTACACCTACGTCGGCTACCCATTTTCGCTGATGATTATAGGCTGTTTTCGCAGAAAACCTGTATATCGCAAGCGAATACATCCAAAATTAAGCATCATAATAGCTGCTCATAATGAGCAAGCAGGCGTTAGATTGAAACTTGCAAATACCCTATCATTGCATTATCCTAAAGACCGGTTAGAGATCATCCTAGTATCAGACGGCTCTACGGATCGCACTGCAGAGATTGCTTCAGAGTTTGAAGCAGCTGGCGTGCGATGTCTAGTGATAAACGAATGGGTGGGTAAATCAATAGCCCTAAATCATGCAGTTCGGTTTGCAAAGGGTGAGATACTAGTATTTACGGATATTGGCGCACTAGCTGAGCCAAATTGTCTAGAAGAGCTTGTATCAAATTTTGCAGACCCAACGGTTGGATGTGTCTCTGCTGAGAATCACGTTCTCGCACAAGGAAGCGGTGCGAGCGAAGGTACATACATGAAGTATTTGATGTGGCTAAGACGGCTAGAAAGCAGGATTGGCTCTTGCACGTGTGTGTGCGGTTCATTTTATGCAATTCGCAGGGAACTTTGCCCAATATTCATACCTCATGCTGCAACAGACCTACTCTCTGTTCTTGAGACGGTCAAGCGGGGGTACAGGACAATAAGCGACCCCCTTGCCCATGCCAACATAGGCGCAGTTCGCACCCAGCGTGAGGAATTTCAAAGAAAATTCCGTACTGTTTTGCTTGGAGTCGCTTGCCTGCCCTACATGCTTCCCCTGCTGAACCCAATTCGCTCTGGACTTTTTTCTCTCGAGCTTTTGAGTCACAAAATTCTGCGCTGGAGTGGCGCAGTATTTCTGGTATCTTTGCTGAGCGCGAATGCGTTCATTTATGGAATATCTGATTTGTACAAGGTTGCATTAGGGATTCAACTCATTTTTTACACTTTGGCATTTCTTGGCGCCATATCTGAGGGACTCGCTGCCAAATTAGCAATTGTTCGCATCCCATACTTCTTGATACACACGCATTTCTCCGCTCTTGTAGCATGTTGGAAATATGCCCGTGGTGAGCGCATATCAGTTTGGCAGCCATCAAAGCGCCCGCTTGAAGGAATATCAACATGA
- a CDS encoding putative O-glycosylation ligase, exosortase A system-associated, whose product MKSIVGSPAISELKTQPLKTSRSLVNLSLVSALAGLLLVFARPGALMRISAAIACAWITLTFPFAGLILYLLVEYMRPGDVMPSIASWRPALIVAALTMIGLVIAKSKDRSQEIVWSKQSWMLAGFISTMLVSIITAIWKSQALQVTIDAAKIWIVFLIMTNLITTTHRLKQFIWVMVLLGFYLASRSVFMYQRTGDFATGPGEGFLGDRNDLAMAMLVILPIAGSLFQASEKTLEKTIAGATFVALIAGIISTFSRGGFVGLLCVLLGMSLLAKRRTIAFLTLSALLVIAWYVSPDSYKERIISISHYQQDESAQNRLYAWKAARAMFHDRPFFGVGPGNFETAYGRIYRPPGAPGIWRAPHSIYFECIAELGIVGCIFFGLLVSLTYLDCLKIYLSRTVAPPTNWERRMAAGFMLGMTGYLASATFLSALLYSHPYYLAALTVSMANIINSRQPKTGGESV is encoded by the coding sequence ATGAAAAGCATTGTCGGTTCGCCAGCAATATCTGAATTAAAAACACAACCTTTGAAAACTTCTCGCAGCCTGGTGAATCTCAGTTTAGTTTCGGCATTAGCGGGGCTTCTTCTTGTATTTGCCCGCCCAGGAGCATTAATGCGAATATCGGCAGCAATTGCATGCGCATGGATTACCCTAACTTTTCCCTTCGCAGGATTGATACTTTATCTACTCGTTGAATATATGCGCCCTGGTGATGTAATGCCAAGCATTGCTAGCTGGCGGCCTGCACTTATTGTAGCGGCACTAACAATGATTGGATTGGTTATCGCAAAGTCAAAAGACCGCTCGCAAGAGATAGTATGGAGCAAGCAAAGCTGGATGCTAGCGGGCTTTATATCAACCATGCTGGTATCAATAATCACAGCGATTTGGAAATCCCAAGCGCTTCAAGTAACTATCGACGCAGCGAAGATTTGGATAGTCTTCCTAATTATGACAAATTTGATAACCACTACTCACCGCTTAAAGCAGTTCATTTGGGTTATGGTCTTGCTAGGCTTCTATCTTGCAAGCCGGTCTGTATTTATGTATCAACGGACGGGTGACTTCGCAACGGGGCCGGGAGAAGGCTTCCTGGGGGACCGCAACGACCTTGCAATGGCAATGCTTGTCATACTCCCAATAGCAGGCTCTTTGTTTCAAGCCTCCGAGAAAACACTTGAAAAGACAATAGCTGGAGCTACATTTGTTGCTCTTATAGCAGGAATCATCTCAACATTTTCGCGCGGTGGATTTGTAGGACTCTTATGCGTCCTCTTAGGAATGAGCTTGCTTGCGAAGCGACGGACAATCGCGTTTTTAACACTTTCGGCGCTTTTAGTTATAGCTTGGTATGTATCACCTGATTCCTACAAAGAACGTATTATCTCAATTTCTCACTACCAACAGGACGAATCGGCTCAAAACCGCCTTTATGCTTGGAAAGCAGCACGGGCAATGTTTCACGATCGTCCGTTCTTTGGCGTTGGACCAGGGAATTTCGAAACAGCATACGGAAGGATATATCGCCCTCCAGGCGCACCCGGGATTTGGCGTGCACCCCACAGTATATACTTTGAATGCATCGCGGAATTAGGAATCGTAGGATGTATATTCTTTGGCTTGCTAGTAAGTCTGACGTACCTTGATTGCCTAAAAATATACTTATCTCGCACAGTTGCGCCACCTACCAATTGGGAACGCCGAATGGCTGCAGGATTTATGCTAGGCATGACTGGGTATCTGGCTAGTGCTACATTTCTATCTGCATTACTTTACTCTCATCCATATTATCTCGCCGCGCTTACCGTAAGCATGGCAAACATAATAAACTCAAGGCAACCAAAAACCGGAGGTGAATCAGTATGA
- a CDS encoding glycosyltransferase — translation MRILQVVPTSGAGGAEQIVLSLAKSLKENGSDIAVASPGSDPYLFQKLKESDIKAFPLATQDRKWQIFEIAKVIKTFRPDIIHSHMFDANLPSTLASLISHTPIILTIHSTVYELETWKRKLINALLSRCVSQIVAVSKAVALKLNSAGVPANKIICIYNGVDVSQFMGDSKNKFRQELCIPDDSRLMGMVANLRPAKDHEVAIRAAAMVIKKVPKTHFMMVGDGVDKTAQALMRLREYLGVSRNVHFLGFREDIPNVLKSLDLFVLASKVEGLPVSVIEAMAAGLPVVASNVGGIAELIEEGITGFLVPPGDYNRLAEKIEVILQNPTLAKSMGIEGRKKILNNFSLEAMKNAYYSLYLKFGRVQQ, via the coding sequence ATGAGAATACTTCAAGTCGTCCCCACCTCCGGCGCAGGCGGAGCAGAACAAATAGTACTCTCGCTTGCTAAATCGCTTAAAGAAAACGGTTCAGATATTGCCGTGGCGAGTCCAGGCAGCGACCCCTACCTATTCCAAAAGCTCAAAGAATCAGATATTAAGGCTTTTCCGTTGGCTACACAAGATAGAAAATGGCAGATATTCGAAATCGCAAAAGTAATCAAAACTTTCCGCCCGGACATCATCCACAGCCATATGTTTGATGCAAACTTACCATCCACATTGGCAAGTTTAATTTCACACACGCCAATAATTCTCACCATTCATTCAACAGTGTATGAGTTGGAAACATGGAAGCGAAAACTCATCAATGCACTTTTAAGTCGATGCGTCTCTCAAATTGTGGCTGTATCAAAAGCAGTCGCACTTAAGCTTAATAGCGCAGGTGTGCCAGCAAACAAGATTATATGCATATACAACGGAGTGGATGTCTCACAATTTATGGGAGATTCCAAGAATAAGTTTCGACAAGAACTTTGCATTCCGGATGACTCGCGTCTAATGGGTATGGTGGCAAACCTCCGGCCGGCAAAAGACCATGAGGTGGCAATTAGAGCAGCAGCAATGGTGATAAAAAAAGTTCCCAAGACCCATTTTATGATGGTTGGCGATGGTGTAGATAAAACCGCACAAGCACTCATGAGGCTAAGAGAATACTTAGGCGTAAGCAGAAATGTGCATTTTCTTGGATTCAGAGAAGATATTCCAAACGTACTTAAATCTCTCGATTTATTCGTGCTGGCAAGCAAAGTTGAAGGTCTCCCGGTAAGCGTTATTGAAGCTATGGCGGCAGGATTGCCAGTCGTCGCAAGCAATGTGGGAGGAATTGCAGAACTGATCGAAGAGGGCATCACGGGGTTTCTCGTTCCGCCAGGCGATTATAATCGCCTTGCAGAAAAAATTGAAGTTATTCTCCAAAACCCAACCTTGGCTAAAAGTATGGGAATCGAGGGCAGAAAAAAAATTTTAAACAACTTCAGCCTTGAAGCAATGAAAAATGCATATTACAGCCTTTATTTAAAGTTTGGCAGGGTACAACAATAA
- a CDS encoding glycosyltransferase family 4 protein, with amino-acid sequence MKILVITTRMPFPLDNGGKLRTYNLLRRLSEKHWITLVTFEPEETPPQAFIQSICRKLITVPEPNNNTMASFCFNLLSAPFCSDPLTVRKYTSDLLAKAIRDHLSRETYDIIHCESTPLARTALQAAGSPDCVGTQNVEAQIWLRYAETSVNPLKRFFMFNQYRKMFKYESETYRYFARVLVVSNDDRRLMVDWYRLGSVVVPNGVDTEYFQPGLSERDPSNIAYVGAMDWRPNQDAVLYFLHEIWPIVKAKVPKVTFSIVGRKPPKSILKVAALDKSIEVTGTVKDVRPNLCRASVCVVPLRIGGGSRLKILEALATCTPVVSTTVGAEGLKGIEPWVAIEDNPRAFAERVIHLLKSPTPKEKMQEARKFVAEQYSWKASAERIESVWNDLLKTSRPELFQHAA; translated from the coding sequence ATGAAAATCTTAGTGATAACAACACGAATGCCGTTTCCACTCGATAACGGCGGAAAACTGCGAACATATAACCTGCTTCGACGGCTTTCGGAGAAGCACTGGATTACATTAGTAACTTTCGAGCCGGAGGAAACTCCTCCGCAAGCGTTCATACAGTCGATTTGTCGAAAATTGATAACAGTCCCAGAACCTAATAACAATACAATGGCTTCTTTTTGTTTCAATCTCCTATCCGCACCGTTCTGTAGCGACCCATTAACAGTAAGGAAATACACATCTGATCTTTTAGCAAAAGCAATTCGCGACCATCTAAGCCGCGAAACGTATGACATAATCCACTGTGAGTCAACGCCATTAGCACGAACAGCTCTACAAGCAGCAGGCAGTCCTGATTGCGTTGGCACGCAAAACGTCGAAGCTCAAATCTGGCTGAGATACGCTGAAACATCGGTTAATCCGTTAAAACGGTTTTTTATGTTTAACCAATATCGAAAGATGTTTAAGTACGAATCGGAGACATACCGATATTTTGCCAGGGTTTTGGTTGTTTCCAATGATGACCGGCGATTAATGGTAGATTGGTATAGACTCGGCTCGGTGGTGGTGCCTAATGGAGTAGACACCGAATATTTCCAACCAGGACTCTCCGAGCGAGACCCTTCAAACATCGCTTACGTTGGAGCAATGGACTGGCGGCCAAACCAAGATGCCGTACTTTATTTCTTGCACGAAATCTGGCCAATCGTGAAAGCCAAAGTACCCAAAGTGACATTCTCAATTGTTGGCCGGAAGCCACCAAAGAGCATTCTTAAAGTAGCCGCGCTGGATAAAAGTATCGAAGTAACCGGCACCGTCAAAGATGTGCGGCCCAATCTATGCCGCGCCTCCGTATGCGTTGTCCCTCTTCGAATCGGAGGAGGTAGCAGGTTAAAAATCTTAGAGGCGCTTGCCACGTGCACACCTGTAGTCTCTACAACCGTGGGTGCTGAAGGACTAAAAGGCATCGAGCCTTGGGTGGCAATAGAAGATAACCCTAGGGCATTCGCCGAACGAGTAATTCATTTGTTGAAATCGCCAACTCCAAAAGAAAAAATGCAAGAAGCAAGAAAGTTTGTCGCTGAACAGTACAGTTGGAAGGCGTCGGCAGAACGCATTGAAAGTGTTTGGAATGATTTGCTAAAAACTTCGCGCCCGGAGTTGTTTCAACATGCGGCTTAG